A portion of the Sabethes cyaneus chromosome 3, idSabCyanKW18_F2, whole genome shotgun sequence genome contains these proteins:
- the LOC128742293 gene encoding ribonuclease Z, mitochondrial, with product MHKLTLKQNLTELCSILRYSTQSKLHRLLSEMPLDPKHIAEAQKQRLKLKQKVIKTSPGIVNLQIVGSGAFGAPASIYLFSDQTRYLFNCGEGTQRLAYEHKTKLSCLENIFITRTCWERIGGLPGICLTMQDVGVPSVTLHGPPGLGELFKAMRRFVVLKDMKVDAPVCDEKNIFEDHVMTLKYVEINSESNSTNDSKEDDKLVDTPIDDTDYYAYEKRSKTEPATKLSTTGHFQDWTKRKETSVMAYICKLKLRFGQLSLEKCVDKGITPGPLLGRLKNGHDVTLPDGTVVKSSDVRGPDDPGPVFIFIDLPSEAYLKDLEEKNDAFAPYQNAAASDMDQAMYVVHFTALELMQTPRYKRFMDRFSASTKHIALNAINSFSGYVASHRIQHHLNQLDQQIFPLLKEDNNNYEEPPKESSELVRSCSLSYLHVRPRKGIERTLEAAINPTEYLQELDVLPDFKTSLSDVHSKISALNTSRNHTARSEAFPRIVFLGTGSSIPNKTRNVSAILIHTSPNTSILLDCGEGTAGQIVRFFGRNQAERIFGTIKAVYISHLHADHHLGLFGLLQMRRKLLGTSCDKLLLFAPEQMSYWLRLYDCRFESLSEEYTLVKNADLIERPLSDERVLELGLREIATCRVRHCPHSFGVALRTVASVKGDAGEEVKITYSGDTMPCQDLVTLGQNSTVLIHEATMEDELEAEARVKMHSTLSQALEQGKKMNAKYTLLTHFSQRYAKIPRIESELGNNIGIAFDNMEVTLADLPVLCMFYPALKAMFISHYEEMEQKAIKRENKRIRLATGSSRGNSKESSPNR from the exons ATGCATAAATTAACACTGAAGCAAAACTTGACTGAATTGTGTTCTATATTGCGGTATTCTACTCAATCAAAACTGCATCGACTACTCTCTGAAATGCCGCTAGATCCAAAGCACATTGCAGAAGCACAAAAACAACGTCTTAAATTAAAGCAGAAAGTGATTAAGACGTCGCCTGGGATAGTAAATCTGCAAATAGTTGGATCAGGAGCTTTCGGGGCCCCAGCATCAATATATCTTTTCAGCGACCAAACGCGATACCTATTCAATTGCGGAGAAGGCACACAGCGATTGGCTTATGAGCATAAAACTAAGCTATCATGCTTAGAAAACATATTCATTACCCGAACGTGCTGGGAACGGATCGGTGGATTGCCAGGAATTTGCCTAACCATGCAGGATGTGGGAGTTCCGAGTGTCACGCTGCATGGACCCCCAGGCCTAGGAGAATTATTCAAAGCAATGAGACGATTTGTGGTATTAAAGGACATGAAAGTGGATGCACCGGTTTgtgacgaaaaaaatatatttgagGATCATGTTATGACCCTTAAATATGTCGAGATAAACAG tGAATCGAACTCGACAAACGATTCTAAGGAAGACGACAAATTGGTAGATACTCCGATTGATGATACGGATTATTACGCATATGAAAAACGTAGTAAAACCGAGCCTGCGACAAAACTGTCGACAACCGGGCACTTTCAGGACTGGACTAAACGTAAGGAAACGTCCGTTATGGCGTACATATGCAAATTGAAACTGCGATTTGGACAATTATCACTAGAAAAGTGCGTTGACAAGGGAATAACACCGGGACCATTGCTAGGTCGTTTGAAAAATGGCCACGATGTAACGCTACCCGATGGAACTGTAGTCAAATCAAGTGATGTCCGAGGTCCGGACGACCCAGGGCCAgtgttcatttttattgatcTTCCCAGTGAAGCATATCTTAAAGATCTGGAAGAGAAAAACGATGCATTTGCGCCTTACCAAAATGCAGCCGCCAGTGATATGGACCAAGCCATGTACGTTGTACACTTTACTGCTTTGGAATTGATGCAAACTCCGAGATACAAGCGGTTTATGGATAGGTTTTCAGCTAGTACGAAACACATTGCATTGAATGCAATTAATAG tttttctgGTTACGTAGCGTCTCATCGAATTCAACACCATTTAAATCAACTggatcaacaaatattccccttGCTAAA GGAAGATAATAACAACTACGAAGAACCACCCAAAGAAAGCAGTGAGCTCGTTAGATCGTGTTCCCTGAGTTATTTGCATGTTAGGCCCAGAAAGGGTATTGAACG AACTCTAGAAGCTGCTATTAATCCAACCGAATATCTACAGGAGCTCGATGTTTTGCCGGATTTTAAAACAAGCTTGAGTGACGTTCACAGTAAAATTTCCGCTCTAAACACTAGCCGTAACCATACGGCTCGCTCTGAAGCATTTCCGCGAATAGTGTTTCTAGGAACAGGTTCGTCTATTCCTAATAAAACGCGAAATGTCAGTGCAATTCTGATACATACCAGTCCAAATACTTCAATTTTACTCGACTGTGGCGAAGGAACGGCTGGACAGATTGTCAGGTTCTTCGGTCGTAATCAAGCGGAACGCATATTCGGCACCATAAAAGCGGTTTATATTTCCCATCTGCATGCCGATCATCATCTAG GTTTATTCGGATTGCTTCAAATGAGACGCAAACTACTAGGCACAAGCTGTGATAAATTGCTTCTTTTCGCACCAGAACAAATGTCGTACTGGTTGAGGCTTTACGATTGCCGGTTTGAATCTTTGAGTGAGGAGTACACCCTTGTAAAAAATGCTGACCTG ATCGAGCGACCACTAAGCGACGAACGTGTTCTGGAGTTAGGCCTTCGAGAAATCGCAACATGCCGCGTGCGTCATTGTCCGCATTCATTTGGCGTTGCATTGCGAACAGTGGCGAGTGTCAAAGGTGATGCCGGTGAGGAAGTTAAAATTACGTATAGCGGTGATACGATGCCCTGCCAGGATTTGGTCACGCTGGGACAAAACTCTACAGTTCTAATCCATGAAGCCACTATGGAGGATGAGTTAGAGGCGGAGGCGCGGGTGAAAATGCACAGCACGTTATCACAAGCGCTTGAGCAGGGTAAAAAAATGAACGCGAAATATACCCTGTTGACGCACTTCAGTCAACGGTACGCGAAAATTCCGCGTATTGAGTCTGAATTGGGGAATAATATAGGAATTGCATTTGATAACATGGAAGTAACATTGGCTGATCTGCCCGTGTTATGCATGTTTTATCCAGCGTTAAAGGCAATGTTTATTAGTCATTACGAAGAAATGGAACAAAAGGCCATTAAACGAGAAAATAAGAGGATTCGACTAGCAACCGGTAGCAGCAGAGGAAACAGCAAGGAATCATCTCCCAATAGATAA